The stretch of DNA CCTCTTTCGTCAGCACCCTCACCCATGACAACCATTAAGCGCTCGCTAAatgtgggtgtggtgggcATGGGCAACATGGGGATTCCCATTACCCGAAACCTCGCCTTCAAGGCACGCAGTGCTATGTATCTGCAGATCCACAGCCGCACTCTTAGCAAGGCACGGCAGGTGTGCAACGACATGAGCGCCGATggcgccacctgcgccatGCGCATCCACAACCGCTACAGCACCATGACCAAGTGGTGTGACGTCATCCTACTGACCTTAGCGCACCGGGCCGCCTCACGGAGGGTTCTCctggaggacgacgaggcacTCGTCACCAATTCGCGCCCTGGGCAAATCATCGTAGACCACACGACCGTGGACATGGCGCTGTCGCGCGAGTGCGCCTATGAAGCAGAGCGACGCGGCGCCGTCTTCCTCGATGCCCCGATGAGTGGCAGTCCAAAGCAGGCCTTTAACAACCAGCTCGTACTCATGGTGGGCGGCCCTGCGGAGTACGTGCAGCGGGTGTCGCCGATTTTTCGTATGTATGCGGACAACATTCATCACATGGGTGCCAACGGCAGCGGTACCGCAGCGAAGCTGCTCTCTCAAGCGTTGGTGGCCTCACAcaatgccgccgctgcagaagcTATGACGATTGCAAATCGGCTCGGTATCGAGGACTACCAGAAGCTCATCCAAGTCTTGGATGCCTCGTGGGGCTCGAGCACGATGCTGCGTCGCAACGCGCCAACAATGCAGGACCTGGTGCGCAACCCGGACAAGCTGGCACCATCCTCTGGCGCCAGCATAGACAACCTCCTCGAGGAtctcgcgctgctggacgCCTCTTTACCAAAGGTCGAGAAGggtgacggcagcagtgaagGGCGTCAGGTTGAGGAAGAGCGCTTCCCTGTACTGGACGCGTCGCTGCGTATGCTtggcgcagccgcagaatCTGGGATGGGTAACCGTGATATGGCTGCCGTCATTCACTACAtcccggctgctgctgccatggaggaggaggagggggtccGTATCGAGCCTCGTGGGCTCACGCCGGGCGCCTTTGTTAACGAGAGCGCCACCGGAAGGGTAAGCAGTGCCCCAGGGGCGGTAGCagcctcgccgccaccggtgtCAGCGGAAATCGACATGGACACCAACTCGCTGGCGTTGTCGCTCGGTGCCGccgaaagcagcagcagcagcaacgccgaaGGAAGCACCACTCAAGCCGCATCGATCGCGGCGCCGTTGACAACACCCTCGTCGCAGAAGCCCCC from Leishmania panamensis strain MHOM/PA/94/PSC-1 chromosome 25 sequence encodes:
- a CDS encoding dehydrogenase-like protein (TriTrypDB/GeneDB-style sysID: LpmP.25.1050), which gives rise to MTTIKRSLNVGVVGMGNMGIPITRNLAFKARSAMYLQIHSRTLSKARQVCNDMSADGATCAMRIHNRYSTMTKWCDVILLTLAHRAASRRVLLEDDEALVTNSRPGQIIVDHTTVDMALSRECAYEAERRGAVFLDAPMSGSPKQAFNNQLVLMVGGPAEYVQRVSPIFRMYADNIHHMGANGSGTAAKLLSQALVASHNAAAAEAMTIANRLGIEDYQKLIQVLDASWGSSTMLRRNAPTMQDLVRNPDKLAPSSGASIDNLLEDLALLDASLPKVEKGDGSSEGRQVEEERFPVLDASLRMLGAAAESGMGNRDMAAVIHYIPAAAAMEEEEGVRIEPRGLTPGAFVNESATGRVSSAPGAVAASPPPVSAEIDMDTNSLALSLGAAESSSSSNAEGSTTQAASIAAPLTTPSSQKPPDFTMEDFY